Proteins encoded by one window of Orbaceae bacterium BiB:
- the nfsA gene encoding oxygen-insensitive NADPH nitroreductase — MTNSTIDLLCQHRSIRSYLAKPVTEQDISAIFSAASHASSSSFLQCSTIIRITDHDKRSQLAHYAGDQTYVASAAEFWVFCADFNRHIQIEPSLNLGKAEQLLLGCVDTAIMAQNAVIAAESLGLGCVYIGGIRNHIDKVTELLNLPKFVLPLFGLCIGYPDQSPEIKPRLPQALVMFNDQYQPVDKAILAHYDQQMNEYYGARSTHKKAGGWSDKLTGTINKEQRDFMLDYLHKQGWITK; from the coding sequence ATGACGAATTCAACCATCGATTTATTATGTCAACACCGTTCTATCCGTTCTTATTTAGCTAAACCTGTTACTGAACAAGATATTTCTGCTATTTTTTCAGCAGCCAGTCATGCTTCAAGTTCAAGCTTTTTACAGTGTTCAACGATTATTCGTATTACTGATCACGATAAACGTAGTCAGCTTGCCCATTATGCAGGGGATCAAACTTATGTTGCTAGTGCTGCTGAGTTTTGGGTATTTTGCGCTGATTTTAATCGCCACATACAAATTGAGCCTTCCCTGAATTTAGGCAAAGCTGAACAGCTTCTTTTAGGCTGTGTTGATACCGCAATTATGGCACAAAATGCGGTGATTGCCGCCGAGTCTTTAGGATTGGGTTGTGTCTATATTGGCGGTATTCGTAACCACATTGATAAGGTAACTGAACTGTTAAATTTACCAAAGTTTGTATTACCATTATTTGGTTTGTGTATCGGCTACCCCGATCAATCTCCAGAAATTAAACCTCGCTTACCGCAAGCATTAGTCATGTTTAACGATCAGTATCAGCCTGTTGATAAAGCTATTTTAGCTCACTATGATCAGCAGATGAATGAGTATTATGGTGCACGTTCTACGCATAAAAAAGCGGGAGGATGGAGTGATAAATTGACAGGGACTATTAATAAAGAACAGCGTGATTTTATGCTAGATTATTTACATAAACAGGGTTGGATCACTAAATAA
- a CDS encoding histidine-type phosphatase produces the protein MNKLQLAQVVVFSRHGIRTPLPNTIRFLQTATPKQWPAWHCSPGYLTTRGGALESYFGDYFCQWLQHHQLELSAKDVYVYANSLQRTVATAQYFTLGGFAGLDIPIHHKYAIEQMDDIFNPVIRNNSVEFNAAVVDDLRRYTGSTQLIENLDKKLMPAYDLLADILDYQHSALYQQYQCKFSQLPTCLDLVSLEEPILQGPLALGTAIADAFTLQHYSGFAKHDVAWGMIDTPKQWQMIADIKNQYINLLFKSPVLAKHMARPLVELINRLFKTRQHKLAILVGHDSNIASLFGALNITHEPLPLQFEGTPIGGKLLFCRWHDSKTMQDYFSAEYVYPTDEQLHNATPISRTSPPQHVKLTLSNLEPNQQGLYLWDDVVQKIAQYLS, from the coding sequence ATGAATAAGTTGCAATTAGCACAGGTTGTTGTTTTTAGCCGTCATGGTATACGAACTCCGTTACCAAATACGATTCGTTTTTTGCAAACGGCTACCCCTAAACAGTGGCCAGCATGGCACTGTTCACCTGGCTATTTGACTACGCGTGGTGGTGCATTAGAGAGTTATTTTGGTGACTATTTTTGTCAGTGGCTACAACATCATCAGCTTGAGCTATCTGCAAAAGATGTTTACGTCTATGCTAATAGTTTACAGCGCACTGTTGCGACGGCGCAGTATTTTACCTTAGGTGGATTTGCAGGACTTGATATTCCTATTCACCATAAATACGCGATAGAGCAGATGGATGATATTTTTAATCCCGTCATTCGTAATAATTCAGTCGAATTTAACGCTGCGGTTGTTGACGATCTGCGACGCTATACCGGGTCGACACAGTTGATTGAAAATCTAGATAAAAAATTGATGCCAGCTTATGATTTATTGGCCGATATTTTAGATTATCAGCACTCTGCACTTTATCAGCAATATCAGTGTAAGTTTTCACAGTTGCCAACCTGTTTAGATCTTGTGTCACTCGAGGAACCTATTTTGCAAGGTCCTCTTGCGTTAGGGACCGCTATTGCTGATGCTTTTACTTTGCAGCACTATTCAGGATTTGCTAAACATGATGTGGCATGGGGAATGATTGATACACCAAAGCAGTGGCAGATGATTGCTGATATTAAGAATCAATATATCAATTTACTATTTAAATCCCCAGTCCTTGCAAAACATATGGCTCGTCCGTTAGTTGAGTTAATCAATCGTTTATTTAAAACAAGGCAGCATAAACTGGCAATATTAGTCGGTCATGATAGTAATATTGCCAGTTTATTCGGTGCGCTTAATATTACTCATGAGCCATTACCACTACAATTTGAGGGAACACCCATTGGTGGCAAATTACTCTTTTGCCGCTGGCATGATAGTAAGACGATGCAAGATTATTTTAGTGCTGAATATGTTTATCCTACCGATGAACAGTTACATAATGCGACGCCAATCAGCCGAACATCACCGCCTCAGCATGTTAAATTAACGTTATCTAATCTTGAGCCAAATCAACAAGGTCTTTATTTATGGGATGATGTTGTACAAAAAATAGCTCAATATTTATCTTAG